The DNA segment TGGCTTTGTGTTTGGTGAGCCACATACGATGTAACTTTCAGGAATGGTGGGTGGCAAGGTCGGTCACTGCCCTGGAGCAGAAGTGATAACACAGTGGAGTCGCGTGcacgcgcacgcgtgtgtgtgtgtgtgtgtgtgtgtgtgtgtgtgtgagtgtgagagagagagagagagagagagagagactgagagagagactgagagactgagagactgaaAGAAGCTAAGTGTCTACAAGCCAGTGGCCCTGTGGGCAAGGTCTCGTGCCATGGTGCTTTTGAAGGGTCTGTGTGCAAGTATCTGTGTACATGGTAAGACTGGGTGGTCTTGTGGTGAAGATGGAAAACAGGGTGGCCCTTCCCATTCTGAGAGTTTCTGCAACTCTACAGTGTGACACCCCAAAgagttcctgtttgtttcttctcttttttttttttttttgttgttgttgtttaatgaaAGCTACATGAAATATTACTCTATTAGAAATTCTTTATTGCCAAAAAGATCTTCAGTTTAACATCTGGAACTGAAATGGAGAGAAAGGTAAACATTTTGAATGGCTATGGAGACACCTTCAGATAAAGGAACTCCCTTGAAGGTCGTTGTGTCCTGGGAGTGTTGCTCTGTGGAAGACGGATGTCACCTGCACTAGCGAGATTCAGCACTGGAGTCCTGAGTGACGCTGCCTTCCATCACACTCCATGGAATCTCCCACACGTAACACCTTTGTGAACACCTGGTAACGGTAGCCATaccacctgcctccatcttagcAAATCCAGAGGCCCAGGAACACGTGGACCCCTCTTCAGGCAACACCATGTTCTTGTCATCTATGCACCGACTCAGATTTCTGCTCTGAGCTGCCGGGTCCTGGCCAGGTGGGCCGGGACCCCAGGGATGCCTGGAGATTCTTCATTCTGCCGGCCCGTCTTCTTAAACTTCAGTGAACTTCAATAGGATCCCATGTgcattgtttaaaaacaaacaaaccttgcAAATAGGAACATTTGAATGAACCTCTAGTTGCAAGGGTGACAGGTTTACATGATTTTTACACTTGCAGTGCGGTGATCACTCGTGTTCTGAGATATTGGAAGGTCCATTGTCACCAACGCTCACAACTCCCAACAGAGCATTGCAGCGGTCTTCATCTGGACACTGACTCCTGCTGATTCCATGATGTTCTAACATGTGATAGTTTACCTGTTTTAATCATTCCCAAAAGTCCCCCTTGATTTAGAACGCTATTTATCAGTCAGTGTAAGCTATTTTAAGCATTTATGTAAAGACTTTAGGACTTTTAAAAACTGTCCTGCAGTATAACTATAAACTGATCCTAGTGTCTGTGAAATTAAAATAAGGGAgtatttttttgttgtggttggaAATAGGAGTTACAAAGAGGCACTTAAGGGGAAGAGGTCATTAAGTTGTGTTTTCACACTTTCTTCTCCAGTGTAATCATGTATGATATGCCATGTATTATTTGCTTACAGATCTGGAGACGTCAGTGAGTAGGCTGAAGCTATAGGTATCAGGTTAAAACGCTCAACTCCGCCAGAGACTTTTATAGTAATGAGAAGATTGTTTTGCTCTGAAGAAATTAAAGTTTTATAAACTTAAGTTACAAATTCAAAGGGCTGCCAAGTTCTTTCAGGGTAATGGTTTGAGTAATACTGTCTTTGGGTGTTTTTGATATTGGTCCAATCTGGGGGACCTGGAATGTGGCTTCCCGAGAGAGCTTTGCTATCCCTGTGGATAGTGAGTTTGCTGGATTTATTGTCAAGTCATTGTAGTGATGACGTGGTGCCTTCAAGCCCCAGTTGAATGGCTAGAGAAGTGGGTATGTAAAGTATACTTAAGACTCGCAGGACGGTCTCTGTAGTTCCAGACTGCAGTGAATTCAGATAGCAGACCTCACCAGACTCCATGCTGAGCCACTGAAGGCACACTAAACAGGTTATAAGACGGCCACTAATCTATACAggaaacacacaagaaaaggGCCTTCTGTGAGCGCTCCGTGAGGAACAGACCTGACACCTGATGGGTTTGTATATTTGAGGGCTTAGATATCCGTTGCCTTAGTGGTTAGatttcttttgggggtggggggggtacaACTTTTTTTCAGGCCAAAGGGAAACTGATTTAGTCTGACACCTTGCTCAACAGTTTATCTTGGTGTTTTGGGTGCTTCTAAGTGTAGTACATTCTATGACACATCCTGTGACACAGAACAGGTGTAATTCCATTCTGTGGCACAGAAGGATTTTCTGCTCCTGAAAACTGCCTTTTTTACAAATGTTAAGTAAAAACACCAGGCTCTAAGTCTAGAAGGAACACAGAACTGTGGATTAAGTCTGGGCCATCAGTGGGGCATAAATCACCTGGGCAGTCAGTCAAGGAGTAAATAAATGCTATGTTATGAAAAACTCAATAATTAACTCTTGTTTTGGGAATGGCTTCTGTAGGAGACCTTTCATTTCTGTGACAGACTGATAGTTACTTCAGCTCATGGGTCCATGGTCAGCGCACTCTACCATGGGCCTACAAGGAGGAAGAACACAGTGCCAAGagtggtggccaggaagcagtgtCAGAATGGGACCAGAGCAAGAGGCCCTTTCCCCCAAGGGACGCGCTTACGTGATCCACTTCCTTCAGTGGGCTCCACCTCTGAAGTTCTCAGCGCCTGAGGACCAAGTGTGTGACATAGGCCCTATAAGGGATGTTTCACATCCAAACAGTAACAGCTTTATTCCGACAGTGTCCTTTGTGTCTCCATGTGAATGTCTTTCTAACGTTTAAGCTTTTGTTTCGCGTTTTACACGAGTGCTTTAGAACGAGGACTCTTCATCCAGGGGCTCTGGGGAGACAGTGGTAAAGGGCTCGTGAACCTGGATCTGCGGCATCCGCATAAAAGTGGGCGCAGTGGCCTGTGCTGGGAAAGTGGAGCAGAAAGGTGGCTCCTGGGCCTCGGTGGCCTGAAACTAAATTGagggggccagtgagatagctcagcagggcTTGCCACCGACCACCTGAGTCCCGTCCCGGGGCCTAGTGATGGAGAAAGAACCAGCTCCCGCAGGCTGTCCTTCGACCTCAAGCGTGTCATGGCACTCACGTTCTCGCTCGCtgtcacacataaataaatgtaattaaaaattaaacgcTACCCGATGGGGTAGAAACATCTGCCATTGTTGGAGGTCCTGGAGGGAGGCTCACTATGTCGCACGTGTCTGACCTGCCTCTGAGGTTCAtgatctctccagctccaccagGGTCACCAGGTTTCACCATTACGGTAAGAAACAGGCCCATGCCCCAGAAGCTCCTGGCCTTGCACTGTCCTGAGACCACCAGCCAGGGTGTTCACAGACAATCTTAtgtcagcatgcacaaggctgaaagcaacctttaaaaaaaaaaaaaattctgagggCAGTAACACAGATTCATGCTCCAGACTACAGAGAACACAGAAACtttaattttgaataatttattaTTCTAACAAAAGTATAAAGTATGGAAAATTAGTGTATCTGAATCGTTTCAGGAAGTAGAGAAAGTTTCCTCCTAGCAGACTGGTTTTTAGCACCTTTGAAAAGAGATAGTTAAGACAAGGGGTACTGCCAGCCTCAGGTGACCGGTGGCTGCTCATCTGCCCGACATCGTGTGGTCCTGAGGACCGTGGAGTCATTTGGTTTATTTCTCTACGTTTCGAGAGTGCCATAAAACACACTTAGAGAGGAGGAAGGTGTTCACCCTTTCCCTAGCTGGTGGTTAAGATGAAACAGAAATGCGGAGGAGACATGGGAGGCTACAGGCTGGCAAGGAGGTCAGATGGACAGGCCGAAGGCACTGACGATACAGTACATGGTCTTGTTCTCCCATCGGACGGTGCAGCTCCCTGTAGGGAAGACAGACGGCACAGGAGATGAGGGAGCCCAGGAGCTTCAGCTGGAGTGCTTGTTTCTGACACACTCAGACACTTGCCTGATTTGACTTACAAATAAACAGGCAAGTGGCTACTCaatgatgggattttttttttagatagggtctcactctgtagaccaggctggcctcaaactctcagagatctgcctgcctctgcctctctagatCTAGGATTAAAATTGTGCACCACTACGCCAGGCAATGGTAACTTTTACAGAAATGCACTGCAGAGTGTGAGCCGTCTAAGTGTGCACGTCACAGAACACCACTCCTTAGACTGCCGGTCTCTGGACCACAGAGCTATGGGAGAGTCGAGCGATGGGCTGGCAACATTCCCTAAGAGGGTGAGAGTCCTACCGTCCGTAGTGCTGTCCCAGAAGCAGGAACTTGCGGTGTGTAGCCCAGCTCCGTTCTTCTGCATGATCACACAGGTCACTTCAATGAAACAAACTTCTGTTAGAAAGTCTGGCAACATAAATTCACTTTGCCTGCTTTTAAATGTAGGTAGATCACACGGCTGATGTTCCTAAATCAGAGGGGCTAATGTAAACATAGCCCCCTGTCTCACTATATATTTCCTTTATCTTAACATGTTCTAAACATGTCTGATCAGAGATCctgtaaatttttgttttgacGTAAGCCCTGCAATGGTGGTATCAGCCTGATGGGTAAAGTGCATGGTGCGTTCACTACACAAGAGATGAGGTCCTGGGAGGAACCTTCTTGAAGCTTGAGCAAGGAATCGCTAAGTTAGCTTTCTCCCAGCACCAGACACACCTCTAATCAGTATTTAAAGAACGTTATCAAGATACACGAGAAAAAGCTCCATTACCGATGTATTTAAATGGTTTCCCCAGCTTGGTGAGGTGGCTCAAAGTCTGCTCCACGACGTTTGTGGTCCACTGATTGACTTTGCTGTGCTGGTAGGCATTGCCACCGATGGCACTTTCTATAGCCTAGGGAAAGAAGCAAAAGCAGTCACAGAGAGAGCCCAGACACCACACCACCAGTCAGTCACCTGAAATGGCTCATGGCCCCCCTAGGAGCTACACAAAGACAGACTCTCAGAAGCTGCAAGCTTCTGCTTAATCTCGGGGCTCCTTTGCGCATGTGGCTTTCTTCAGCAGAATTAGACTTCGTTCCAGTTATGTTTGCATTAGCTGAAGATCTGTTTTACAGAATCTGTCAAATGTGTTCAACATTTTGACCAATAAATAGATTGAATGTTCACACTACTGTTAGTATCTAGAGATAAGCAACACTTTTTCTTACGGAGGCTGAAAAATATTTTGCCAATTTCTTTAAAGTATACTAGACATTTTTATCAAGCCATAAAATACACAATTTAGTAGTGTATATCAGATGACATGGCACTGGCTGTACGGCTGGCAACATACAACCAATCTAGTCTTCTGGTGCCTTCATTTTATGGGTCACCACATCACACACTTCCCGTCCTTTCACGTCCCAGAGCTTCAGCTTGCGCTGGCATTGCCCCTAAGTTCCGGGCCTTCTGGTGAGTGCGGCTTTCTGTCAGTCCCTGCTACACTTAGGGTTGTGAGCTTCCCATCCTGTGACTGCCTGGGTCTTTTCCTAGCAGAGCCCCACTCCCAGGGGCCAGTGGGGCTCCGAGCGGCTCCCTCCTCACCTCTTCTAACCTGCTGGAAGCCAGAAAATGAAGGTTTTATGGCAGGCTAAATCTAGAGCATTCACTGAGGGCCCTGACTTGTTTTCAGACCCTGCACAGTGGTCAAGGGGTCCGACACTGCAGGCTGAGTACAGCTACTGGGCTTTGGAGGGATAAAAACCTACATCGGACAAGCTGTGACTTCCATGGGCAGATTTGGGCTCTGACCAGTCACGCTGACGCAGCTCTTAGCTGCCCCATATCCTCTGCCATGTCTACCCACTGGGCTGAGGACTAGTGGTCTTGCTTTAGTTGAGGTATCACCAGACACAAATGCTGTCAATGGAGGAAGGGCAACCCTCTCTATGCACTGTGAAATTCAGTTTGTAGGGAGAGGAAACCTCTAAGTTTGGTCCCACTCATATTCCACGTATAATACTCTGAACCAGCTCGAGGACTGAACGAACCTACTGCCAAGGGCAAAAAAGCCGTGTCACCTCCCACTTCCCCGTGGGCTGCTGACGGGTCACTCAGTCTACGTGGATGCAGAAACACAGGCAAAACTCACCCCTGACACACCCACTCCACTCTCCCCAGCTCTGGTTTAACCTATCACTTTCCCActtcccacctggtccacaggaAACACTACATTGAAGAAACAATAAAAGGCAAACTTACACTCCCCGCAAAGCACCAGAAAAATCACACCCAATGCTGAACAATGTACATCAAGAGAAATCATTTTGGTTTTGGACACTTCTCACAAAATAGagtgtggttggttggtttgtttgaacACTCTGGTAAAACTCAAAAGGAGACATCAATAACTTTACATTGAAGTCAACCCAAAATCTCTTCGAGGAGCCTCAGATGGTACCTGACAGGAGCAACGGGAAGGGGTTAACTCTAGCTCCCAGATGGGAAAGTCGTGGGGATGGGGCTCCAGGTGGCTGATCACACTGTGTCTGCAGTGGGGAAGCAGTGGGCAAGGAATGCTGGGGCTCGACacactttctcc comes from the Onychomys torridus chromosome 19, mOncTor1.1, whole genome shotgun sequence genome and includes:
- the Dynlt1 gene encoding dynein light chain Tctex-type 1, yielding MEDFQASEETAFVVDEVSNIVKEAIESAIGGNAYQHSKVNQWTTNVVEQTLSHLTKLGKPFKYIVTCVIMQKNGAGLHTASSCFWDSTTDGSCTVRWENKTMYCIVSAFGLSI